From one Hydrogenobacter hydrogenophilus genomic stretch:
- a CDS encoding NADH-quinone oxidoreductase subunit J family protein, with protein MEWLITAFLSLWLILSTLGTVFMRNPVHVILSFLSAILAMAGVFLQMGAELLAGLQLIIYAVAIVVFYVLIITVIPWEKVKRFEGIYKQELLLGLPFFVISFAVMSYMTLKGKFAEPVNVISGNNVKDVGKNLFTSYLFPFEVASVILLIAMIGAILLGRKEE; from the coding sequence GTGGAGTGGTTGATCACAGCCTTTTTATCCTTGTGGCTGATACTATCCACGTTAGGAACAGTCTTTATGAGAAATCCTGTGCATGTAATACTGTCCTTCTTATCAGCCATACTGGCTATGGCTGGTGTGTTTCTTCAGATGGGTGCGGAGCTACTTGCGGGTCTTCAGCTCATCATATACGCTGTCGCCATAGTAGTCTTTTATGTTCTTATCATTACCGTAATACCTTGGGAAAAGGTAAAGCGATTTGAAGGTATCTACAAACAGGAGCTCCTTCTTGGTCTACCCTTTTTTGTCATATCTTTTGCGGTTATGTCTTATATGACTTTGAAAGGAAAGTTTGCAGAACCTGTTAATGTCATAAGTGGTAATAATGTCAAAGATGTAGGCAAAAATCTTTTTACTTCTTACCTCTTTCCTTTCGAAGTGGCTTCTGTTATACTTTTAATAGCCATGATAGGGGCTATCCTCCTTGGGAGGAAAGAGGAGTGA